The proteins below are encoded in one region of Acidobacteriota bacterium:
- a CDS encoding FAD-dependent oxidoreductase, which produces MSTSRLLDRQTVAEGTMSFRMERPAGFSYRPGQTVDVTLPTLRDDVPGGNIHTFSLADDPDAQGLLVATRMRGSAFKNEFARMPIGGALDLMGPSGDFTLPNRDTRAIVLLAGGIGITPFSAMVRYAAHHKLNHRIILFYGNRRPEDAPFLDDLLALQKENPRFTFVPVMSEMEKSSRPWDGARGFIDAKLMAPYLKDVHEPIYFIAGPPGMVTALRKTLHDAAVDDDDIRTEEFSGY; this is translated from the coding sequence ATGAGCACCAGCCGCTTGCTGGATCGTCAGACCGTAGCCGAAGGCACGATGTCGTTCCGTATGGAACGGCCCGCCGGTTTCAGTTATCGCCCCGGCCAAACGGTGGATGTCACCCTACCCACGCTGCGGGACGATGTGCCCGGGGGCAACATCCATACTTTTTCTCTCGCCGATGATCCGGATGCGCAGGGCCTGCTGGTGGCGACGCGCATGCGTGGCAGCGCCTTCAAGAATGAATTCGCCCGCATGCCCATCGGTGGCGCGCTCGATCTGATGGGGCCCTCGGGTGACTTTACGCTGCCCAACCGGGATACGCGCGCGATCGTGCTGCTGGCCGGCGGCATCGGCATCACGCCTTTCAGCGCCATGGTGCGCTACGCCGCCCATCACAAGCTGAACCATCGCATTATTCTCTTCTACGGCAACCGCCGTCCGGAAGACGCGCCGTTCCTGGACGACCTGCTGGCCCTGCAAAAAGAAAACCCGCGCTTTACCTTCGTTCCCGTCATGTCGGAGATGGAAAAATCCTCGCGCCCCTGGGACGGCGCCCGCGGCTTCATAGACGCCAAGCTGATGGCGCCGTATCTCAAGGATGTTCACGAGCCCATCTACTTCATTGCCGGCCCTCCCGGCATGGTCACCGCGCTGCGCAAAACCCTGCACGACGCCGCCGTCGATGACGACGACATCCGCACCGAAGAATTCTCCGGCTACTGA
- a CDS encoding glutaredoxin family protein — translation MLKMYTTTWCPDCRRAKRFLSERGVAFAEVNIEQVDGAAEWVAAHNEGKYKVPTLDCGDGHVFACSPFDPTVLRRELNLAADPVTR, via the coding sequence ATGCTGAAAATGTATACCACCACCTGGTGCCCGGATTGCCGGCGCGCCAAGCGATTCTTGTCCGAACGCGGCGTCGCTTTCGCGGAAGTCAATATCGAGCAGGTCGACGGCGCCGCCGAATGGGTCGCCGCGCACAATGAGGGCAAATACAAAGTGCCGACCCTCGACTGCGGCGACGGTCACGTCTTTGCTTGCAGCCCCTTCGACCCGACCGTCCTGCGCCGCGAACTCAACCTCGCCGCCGATCCCGTAACCCGGTAG
- a CDS encoding DUF488 family protein: MIQLKRAYDAASTGDGARILVERLWPRGVKKTDLPLASWLKEVAPSTELRQWFGHDPAKWTEFQHRYTAELRTHEAELAPLLAAARGGTLTLIYSSHDTEHNNAVVLKHYLETKLKKGKAA; the protein is encoded by the coding sequence ATGATTCAACTCAAGCGTGCTTATGACGCCGCCTCCACCGGCGACGGCGCCCGCATTCTGGTCGAGCGCCTCTGGCCACGCGGCGTCAAGAAGACCGATTTGCCTTTGGCGTCGTGGCTCAAGGAAGTAGCGCCCAGCACTGAACTGCGCCAATGGTTCGGCCACGACCCGGCGAAGTGGACGGAATTTCAGCACCGCTACACCGCGGAATTGCGTACGCACGAAGCCGAACTCGCGCCGCTGCTGGCCGCCGCGCGCGGCGGTACGCTGACATTGATCTACAGCTCGCACGACACCGAACACAATAACGCCGTCGTGCTGAAACATTACCTGGAGACAAAGCTCAAGAAAGGGAAAGCCGCATGA
- a CDS encoding mechanosensitive ion channel family protein, whose amino-acid sequence MNPYNRMVLAASANLISPVWSQASPAVVVAAAVAIGLWLALWGLHRWLRQIAPRPESLRLTRNVLTLAAAAVVVLVLLRGEGWGAPHITWRALSDWAMGPGLHILFIFVGAFVVVRVTDLLIARLQHVLAAPEIETRNWAERRKRIATAGRLLRGVATLVIVGIAILMALREVHVDITPILTGAGVIGVAVGLGAQTVVRDLIVGVFLILENQIRVGDVISVNGKTGLVEALRLRIIVLRAEDGAVHVFHNGSINEYSNLTKDYSCAVVDVTLPLQVDLARVHAALVAIGEELAADAQFAGKLKGPLEILGIETLTASTMAVRMRQRTEPMAQWAVDRELRRKIQERLQREQIAFAAGG is encoded by the coding sequence GTGAACCCCTATAATCGCATGGTGCTTGCCGCCTCCGCCAACCTCATTTCTCCCGTTTGGTCGCAGGCATCACCGGCCGTCGTGGTGGCGGCGGCGGTCGCGATTGGTCTATGGCTGGCCTTGTGGGGGCTGCACCGCTGGCTGCGGCAGATTGCCCCGCGGCCGGAATCGCTGCGGCTGACGCGCAATGTGCTCACCCTCGCGGCCGCGGCTGTGGTCGTGCTGGTGCTGCTGCGCGGCGAGGGCTGGGGCGCGCCGCATATCACCTGGCGGGCGCTGAGCGACTGGGCGATGGGGCCCGGCTTGCATATTCTGTTCATTTTCGTGGGCGCGTTCGTGGTGGTGCGGGTGACGGACCTGCTCATCGCCCGCCTGCAGCACGTGCTCGCGGCTCCGGAAATCGAAACCCGCAACTGGGCGGAGCGGCGCAAACGCATCGCGACCGCCGGGCGGCTGCTGCGCGGCGTCGCGACGCTGGTGATTGTGGGCATCGCCATCCTGATGGCGCTGCGCGAAGTCCACGTGGACATCACCCCGATTCTGACTGGCGCGGGCGTCATCGGCGTAGCGGTGGGACTGGGCGCGCAGACGGTGGTGCGCGATCTGATCGTGGGCGTGTTCCTGATCCTGGAAAATCAGATCCGGGTCGGCGATGTGATCAGCGTCAACGGCAAGACGGGATTGGTCGAGGCGCTACGGCTGCGCATCATCGTGCTGCGCGCCGAAGACGGCGCGGTTCATGTGTTTCACAACGGCTCGATCAATGAATACTCCAACCTGACCAAGGATTACTCCTGCGCCGTCGTCGATGTGACACTGCCGCTGCAAGTCGATCTCGCCCGCGTGCATGCGGCGCTGGTTGCCATCGGCGAAGAACTCGCAGCCGATGCGCAATTTGCAGGCAAGCTCAAGGGTCCGCTTGAAATTCTCGGCATCGAAACGCTCACCGCCAGCACGATGGCGGTGCGCATGCGTCAGCGCACCGAGCCGATGGCGCAGTGGGCCGTGGATCGGGAGCTGCGCCGGAAGATTCAGGAGCGCCTCCAAAGGGAACAGATCGCGTTTGCCGCGGGAGGCTGA
- a CDS encoding hemerythrin domain-containing protein has translation MLNQIRAQAPAPAQAASLADALRSGDSSDAIDLLLGCHSRIRHFTTMARRLAAPDAPREQIPSAAKAVYRYYKIALPLHEADENQSVYPRLRAAAPPGALADANQAMVDQHVSIDRIVADLLPQWEALEQHPEAAGATAALARQLDEAWQEHLELEERLIFPALRTHLSLQDQTAIRQEMVSRRHGSGAGA, from the coding sequence ATGCTGAATCAAATCCGCGCCCAGGCGCCGGCGCCGGCTCAAGCCGCCAGTCTGGCCGATGCCTTGCGTTCCGGCGACAGCAGCGACGCCATCGACCTGCTCCTCGGCTGCCACAGCCGCATCCGCCATTTCACCACCATGGCGCGCCGCCTGGCCGCGCCCGACGCTCCGCGGGAGCAGATTCCTTCCGCCGCCAAGGCGGTCTACCGTTACTACAAAATCGCGCTGCCGCTGCACGAAGCCGATGAAAACCAGTCCGTCTATCCCCGTCTGCGCGCCGCCGCGCCGCCCGGGGCGCTGGCAGATGCCAACCAGGCGATGGTGGACCAGCATGTCAGCATTGACCGGATCGTGGCCGACCTGCTGCCCCAGTGGGAGGCTCTGGAACAGCATCCGGAAGCCGCGGGCGCGACCGCCGCACTGGCCCGCCAGTTGGACGAGGCCTGGCAGGAACACCTGGAATTGGAGGAACGGCTGATCTTTCCAGCCCTCCGCACCCACCTCAGCCTACAGGACCAAACTGCCATACGTCAGGAAATGGTCTCGCGCCGCCACGGTAGCGGAGCCGGGGCGTAG
- a CDS encoding anti-sigma factor antagonist: protein MALKLTTRTVDGVTVVEAAGRIILGQETNDLRESVKGLLANGTTKIVINLGNVDFIDSSGLGALVGLYSTANSKGARIKLAAITKRFHELLMITKLLTVFDVYDDEAAAVASFK, encoded by the coding sequence GTGGCTTTAAAACTTACCACTCGTACCGTTGATGGCGTCACCGTCGTAGAAGCGGCTGGGCGCATCATTTTAGGCCAGGAGACCAACGACCTGCGCGAGAGCGTCAAGGGTCTGCTGGCGAATGGCACGACCAAGATTGTGATCAACTTGGGAAACGTCGACTTCATCGACAGCAGCGGCTTGGGCGCCTTGGTCGGGTTGTACAGCACCGCCAACTCCAAAGGCGCGCGCATCAAGCTGGCCGCGATCACCAAGCGCTTCCACGAGCTGCTGATGATCACCAAACTGCTGACGGTCTTCGACGTCTACGACGACGAAGCCGCCGCCGTCGCCAGCTTCAAATAG
- a CDS encoding acylphosphatase — MATARFEVYGRVQGVGFRYFAQRQALALEVRGWVRNRDDRTVEVHAAGSAKALQALEDYLRQGPPAAYVTGVSRSDWPLSPAQGAALDGFKILD, encoded by the coding sequence ATGGCCACGGCCCGGTTTGAAGTGTATGGCCGCGTGCAGGGGGTAGGCTTTCGCTATTTCGCCCAGCGGCAAGCGCTCGCCCTCGAGGTGCGGGGGTGGGTGCGCAACCGGGATGATAGGACCGTGGAAGTGCATGCCGCTGGCAGCGCCAAAGCGCTGCAGGCCTTGGAAGACTACTTGCGTCAGGGGCCACCGGCGGCCTATGTCACCGGCGTCAGCCGGAGCGATTGGCCGCTGTCACCGGCGCAAGGGGCGGCTCTCGATGGCTTCAAGATTCTGGATTGA
- a CDS encoding adenine phosphoribosyltransferase: MASAPVPSHDELKAYIREVPDFPKPGILFYDITTLLKQAEPFARLIDILAAHYASQKIELVAGIEARGFIFGPALAYRLGAGFVPIRKPRKLPAATASVEYSLEYGTDRLEIHQDAIARGQRVLIVDDLIATGGTAVASTQLVEKLGGSVAGLAFIVELTFLHGRDKLAGYDVLSLLRYDQ, encoded by the coding sequence ATGGCCAGTGCGCCCGTACCCTCCCACGATGAACTGAAAGCCTATATCCGCGAAGTCCCGGACTTCCCCAAGCCGGGAATTCTGTTTTATGACATCACTACCTTGCTGAAGCAGGCGGAGCCGTTTGCGCGGCTGATCGATATTCTCGCGGCACATTATGCCAGCCAGAAGATCGAACTGGTCGCCGGTATCGAGGCGCGCGGTTTCATTTTCGGCCCGGCGCTGGCCTACCGGCTGGGGGCGGGGTTTGTGCCCATCCGCAAACCGCGCAAGCTGCCGGCGGCGACGGCGTCGGTGGAATATAGCCTGGAGTACGGCACCGACCGGCTGGAAATCCACCAGGACGCGATCGCGCGCGGCCAGCGGGTGCTCATCGTCGACGACCTCATCGCTACGGGCGGCACCGCCGTCGCCAGCACGCAGCTCGTCGAAAAATTGGGCGGCAGCGTGGCGGGGCTGGCGTTCATCGTCGAGCTGACGTTTCTGCATGGGCGCGACAAGCTCGCCGGCTACGACGTGCTCTCGCTGTTGCGCTACGACCAATGA
- a CDS encoding DUF1015 domain-containing protein: protein MARIRPFSAYRYDLSRVHAADVLTQPYDKITPAMRQRYLAASPYNLVRVILGEKKETDNERDNVYTRAANYLNAWVEQGVLRADSEPSLYAYTQQFRAPDSGDTFIRRSFIALGGLEDYDKRVIHRHEQTLSGPKQDRQALLRATRTHFGLLFMLYSDPQQTVESELMARAQNPVLEATDEYGTIHRLFRETNAGVIDRVQHAMAPLPLVIADGHHRYETALAWRNEQNAQAPHRPDHPWDWAMMAFVNLDAPGLVVLPTHRLIYGLADWNGPAALAKLEQYFSAEDTAIAVGDENAAARIRPRLAAASGKGPAVAVALAGKPHLLLLRPRPDLKLEALLPEALPQQRALDVVLLHRLALDLALGVTPEMVRAEQHLRYVKEAAEALRSVTANAAQAAFLLHPVSATFVRDIALAGGVMPQKSTDFFPKLLTGLTLQRVD from the coding sequence ATGGCCCGTATTCGACCCTTCTCCGCCTACCGCTACGATTTGAGCCGTGTACACGCGGCTGATGTGCTCACGCAGCCCTACGACAAGATCACCCCGGCCATGCGGCAGCGCTACCTGGCCGCCAGCCCCTACAACCTGGTGCGGGTGATTTTGGGCGAGAAAAAAGAGACCGACAACGAGCGCGATAACGTCTACACCCGGGCCGCGAATTACCTCAATGCCTGGGTCGAACAGGGCGTTTTGCGGGCCGACTCCGAGCCCTCACTTTACGCTTACACCCAGCAGTTCCGCGCGCCGGATAGCGGCGATACGTTTATCCGGCGCAGCTTCATCGCCCTCGGCGGCCTGGAAGATTACGACAAACGGGTTATCCATCGCCACGAGCAAACCCTCAGCGGCCCCAAGCAGGACCGGCAGGCGTTGCTGCGGGCGACGCGCACGCACTTCGGATTGTTGTTCATGCTCTACAGCGATCCCCAGCAAACGGTGGAGAGTGAGCTGATGGCGCGCGCCCAAAATCCGGTGCTCGAAGCTACGGATGAGTACGGAACCATCCACCGGTTGTTCCGCGAGACCAACGCCGGCGTCATCGACCGCGTGCAGCACGCCATGGCGCCGCTGCCGCTGGTGATCGCCGATGGCCACCATCGTTATGAAACCGCGCTGGCCTGGCGGAACGAGCAAAACGCGCAGGCGCCGCACCGGCCTGACCATCCCTGGGACTGGGCCATGATGGCGTTTGTGAATCTGGATGCGCCCGGCTTGGTGGTGCTGCCGACGCACCGGTTGATCTATGGTCTGGCAGACTGGAACGGCCCGGCAGCGCTCGCGAAGCTGGAGCAGTATTTCAGCGCGGAAGATACGGCCATTGCGGTGGGCGACGAGAACGCCGCGGCGCGCATCCGGCCACGGTTGGCGGCGGCTTCCGGCAAAGGGCCTGCAGTCGCGGTGGCGCTGGCCGGCAAGCCGCATCTGCTGCTGCTGCGCCCCAGGCCGGATTTGAAGCTGGAGGCGCTGCTGCCCGAAGCCCTGCCGCAGCAGCGCGCGCTCGACGTGGTGCTGCTGCACCGGCTGGCGCTCGACCTGGCGCTGGGCGTGACCCCGGAAATGGTGCGTGCCGAACAGCACCTGCGCTATGTCAAGGAAGCCGCGGAAGCGCTGCGCTCGGTCACCGCCAACGCCGCGCAAGCTGCATTCCTGCTGCACCCGGTGTCCGCCACCTTCGTGCGCGATATTGCGCTGGCCGGCGGCGTGATGCCGCAGAAGTCGACCGACTTTTTCCCCAAGCTGCTGACCGGCCTTACACTCCAGCGCGTGGACTGA
- the rlmB gene encoding 23S rRNA (guanosine(2251)-2'-O)-methyltransferase RlmB: MKVSGERPLAGLHAVEEALRAGTPLRYIAASRERHDARLAQLLAAARAAGVPVRLEPAAALDRLAQGERHQGVVALAAAKATLALEDLLADAPQKLLLACDGIEDPHNLGAILRTACGAGVDGVLLPERRSAGLTAAVERVSAGALEHVRVAQVTNLARALEACKAAGYWVVGLEGEAAVSLWQHDFRPPTVLVVGAEERGLHSLTRKLCDARLRIPLAAGVASLNASVAAGIALFEIVRQRSLGA; encoded by the coding sequence ATGAAGGTAAGCGGTGAACGCCCGCTGGCCGGCCTGCACGCGGTAGAAGAGGCGCTGCGCGCGGGCACGCCCCTGCGCTACATCGCCGCCAGCCGCGAGCGGCACGATGCGCGGCTGGCGCAATTGCTCGCCGCAGCGCGCGCCGCCGGCGTGCCCGTGCGGCTGGAGCCGGCGGCGGCGCTCGACCGGCTGGCGCAGGGCGAACGGCATCAGGGGGTGGTGGCGCTGGCGGCAGCCAAGGCCACGCTGGCGCTGGAAGATTTGCTGGCGGACGCGCCGCAGAAGCTGCTGTTGGCCTGCGACGGCATTGAGGACCCGCACAATCTGGGCGCCATTCTGCGCACTGCCTGCGGCGCGGGTGTGGACGGCGTGCTGCTGCCGGAGCGGCGCTCGGCGGGCCTGACCGCCGCGGTCGAACGCGTTTCCGCCGGCGCGCTCGAGCATGTGCGCGTGGCGCAAGTCACCAACCTGGCGCGCGCGCTGGAGGCGTGCAAGGCCGCCGGGTACTGGGTGGTCGGCCTGGAAGGCGAGGCTGCGGTCAGCCTGTGGCAGCACGATTTCCGCCCGCCGACGGTGCTGGTGGTCGGCGCCGAAGAGCGCGGCCTGCACTCGCTCACCCGCAAGCTCTGCGATGCCCGGCTGCGCATTCCCCTGGCTGCCGGCGTCGCGTCGCTCAACGCCAGCGTCGCCGCCGGCATCGCGCTGTTCGAGATTGTGCGCCAGCGGTCACTCGGAGCGTAA
- a CDS encoding lytic transglycosylase yields MRACGNTLTGAGPGVAAPRHPLDARPGWGPREPQPGRAGASLLAGGGSPLREFLDLPRRPSRKCQRRRPRVWALLGLIVLVGGGLGCHVRTPKPAPPAPSASAPVTPAPAAQVLTPARPSPAIATPPKVISAAPVPAPQDDDDVRALVAAVEQQYQAALQLYREGQLDEARQGFDTALDHLLASPYDIASTPQLHTELTSLLDRIQALESDALPAGGFSQASPQSAMQKILQLTFPLDPETKARLEAKARVALARQRRGQLPLTVNDAVLRYVHYFTTRGRGDLLQGFRRAGRYRAMVDRIFTEEGIPTDLIYLAQLESGFNPRETSRAGARGMWQFLALTGEGYGLKRSHWVDERLDPEMATRAAAEHLKSLYTLFGNWYLAMAAYNTGEITIERIVARTGYANYFKLYDMGALPRSWRNYVPVILAIALIAQNPSGYGITDPDPDPALSPDEVTITSNEDLRLAAECAAVTVADLQRLNPALLHYLVPKGYTLKIPSGTKKLYENGMAAVPAPDRVYWRLHWVRRGETWRELAHKYRISAPLLQQANHLSGAEAPPPGTPLALPHRVQRRQFSTRR; encoded by the coding sequence ATGCGAGCATGCGGGAATACTTTGACTGGCGCGGGGCCTGGCGTGGCTGCGCCACGCCACCCGCTTGACGCTCGGCCGGGCTGGGGGCCCCGGGAGCCCCAGCCCGGCCGGGCCGGTGCCTCGTTGCTTGCCGGGGGCGGGTCGCCGCTGCGTGAATTTCTCGACCTCCCGCGCCGACCTAGCCGAAAGTGCCAACGGCGCCGCCCCCGCGTCTGGGCATTGCTGGGTTTGATCGTGCTGGTGGGCGGCGGACTCGGCTGTCACGTGCGTACGCCCAAGCCCGCACCGCCCGCGCCGAGCGCTAGTGCACCGGTCACCCCGGCGCCCGCCGCCCAGGTGCTGACGCCCGCTCGTCCGTCGCCGGCCATCGCCACGCCCCCTAAGGTCATCAGTGCCGCGCCGGTCCCAGCGCCGCAGGATGACGATGACGTCCGCGCGCTGGTGGCTGCCGTCGAGCAGCAGTACCAGGCGGCGCTGCAGTTGTACCGCGAGGGCCAGCTCGATGAGGCGCGTCAGGGCTTTGATACGGCGTTGGACCACTTGCTGGCGAGCCCCTACGATATTGCGTCCACGCCACAACTCCACACCGAGTTGACCTCGCTGCTCGACCGCATTCAGGCGCTCGAGAGCGACGCTCTGCCTGCCGGCGGCTTCTCTCAGGCGTCGCCGCAGAGCGCGATGCAGAAGATTCTGCAGCTCACCTTTCCGCTCGATCCGGAGACGAAAGCGCGGCTGGAGGCCAAAGCGCGCGTCGCCCTGGCGCGGCAGCGGCGCGGCCAGTTGCCGCTGACCGTCAACGATGCCGTCCTGCGCTATGTGCACTACTTCACCACGCGCGGCCGTGGCGACCTGTTGCAGGGCTTTCGCCGTGCCGGCCGTTACCGCGCCATGGTCGACCGGATTTTTACAGAAGAAGGCATTCCTACCGACCTGATTTACCTGGCACAACTGGAGAGCGGCTTTAACCCGCGGGAAACGTCGCGGGCGGGCGCGCGCGGCATGTGGCAATTCCTGGCGCTGACGGGTGAAGGCTATGGCCTGAAGCGCAGTCACTGGGTGGACGAACGGCTCGATCCGGAAATGGCCACGCGGGCTGCTGCCGAGCATCTCAAGTCGCTCTACACCCTGTTCGGCAACTGGTACCTTGCCATGGCCGCCTACAACACCGGCGAGATCACCATCGAACGCATCGTTGCCCGCACCGGCTATGCCAATTACTTCAAGCTGTACGATATGGGCGCCCTGCCGCGCAGTTGGCGCAACTACGTGCCGGTGATTCTGGCCATCGCGCTCATCGCCCAAAATCCCAGCGGTTATGGCATAACCGATCCCGATCCAGACCCGGCGCTCAGCCCCGATGAGGTGACAATTACCAGCAACGAGGACTTGCGCCTGGCTGCGGAATGCGCGGCTGTGACTGTGGCAGATTTGCAACGCCTGAACCCGGCGCTGCTACACTACCTGGTGCCCAAGGGTTATACCCTGAAAATTCCAAGTGGCACTAAGAAACTTTACGAAAATGGCATGGCGGCGGTGCCCGCACCGGATCGGGTGTACTGGCGGCTGCATTGGGTCCGGCGCGGCGAGACGTGGCGGGAGTTGGCCCACAAATACCGGATCAGTGCTCCGCTTTTGCAGCAGGCCAACCATTTGAGCGGCGCCGAGGCGCCCCCTCCCGGCACGCCTTTGGCGCTTCCCCACCGGGTGCAGCGGCGGCAGTTTTCAACCCGCCGATGA